The genomic segment TGCGCCGTAGCCTTGTGTGATTGGACCACTTGCAGGTCGTGAAAAGCTACTCGATGCTTTTGTTGCAGTCGTTGTTGTGACTTTATACTTTTTGACATACTTGGAAGCGACATAACGGGAAGAACCTGAGTATGAAATTTTCGTCCATGATCCGGATACGCCGAGGTATTTGTATGTTTTTCCTTTATTGACGGTTCCGACTGCTTTATAGGCAGTCGATGGACCCGTTCGAACACGGAGACCGTCAGCCATTACTTTTACTTTATATGTAGTTGCTGCTTCGACTTTTTCGATGCCTGTCGTTGCGAAGCCCGAAACCATCAGTGCTGTCATTGTCATTGTTGTTAACATACGTTTCATATGTAGTTCCTCCTAGTTGGGAAAAGGCGACGGACATCAGTAAAACTAAGTCTTTTTATGTTGGAAGATAAAAGATCTATGTAGTTAATGTTAAAAATGTTTTCTTGATAGAATGATTATAGCATCGGAAATAAAGGGGAAATATTTCAGTTTTGTTTCAAAGTTATCATTGTATAACATATATTGTAATGGGCATTATTGGGTTTAAAAGAGCGCAAGAAACCTCCCGCTGTTTTGAAAACGCGGGAGGTTGCAAGTATTGTTTCAATTAAGATGTAGGAGCGATGACATTTAAATGTTGAGGTAAAACGCGGACCGTGATTGGGAGCTCATCCGCGGTATCTCCATCTGCGTTAATCGAAAGTGTCTCGTCGGACTCGATTTCGACTTCGGTTGTCGTGAAGTACTCGATTTGATCAGCGTTCGATAAGTCACCTGTTAAAAGCTTCGGTAACGCTTGTAAGGCGTCGAAGAACCCTAATTGTTTGACGAGGAAGACATGCAACAAACCGTCATCGACACGTGCATCTTTAGCGAACGACTCGAATCCACCAACGGAATTCGTCAACGAGACGATGAGTAAGGGTGTTTCCCCATCAAACGTCTTTTCCTTTGCTCTTAATATGAGTGGATAGGGGCTGTGATCTTTAAAAGCTTTTAAGCCTTCGATGAAGTAGGCGACTGATCCGAGTGATGTTTTCTGTTCGACACTCACTTCTTCGACGGCATCGGCAATCAGACCGACAGCGATCACGTTCATGAAGTAATGCGAGCCGTACTTACCGATATCAAATGGGCGAATCGGAGCATCTTCGAGAACGCTGATTGCGTCGCGGGCATCCGTCGGAATATGGAGCGCACGTGCTAAATCGTTGACCGTCCCGAGTGGAACGATACCGAGCGTCGGACGGTGGTCTTGTTCTGCGATTCCCGTGATGACTTCATTGACCGTTCCGTCACCGCCCATTGCGACGACGGCATCATAATGCTCGTGCGACGCGGTCCGTGCAAATTCCGTTGCGTCGAGTTCTTTTTCTGTGAACCGGACATCGACCGTCGCAAAGCGCTGGGCGAGTGTTCCTTCTGCAAATTCTGCGTATTTTTTACCTAATTCTTTCCCGGATGACGGGTTAATAATTAACATGGCCTTCGACACATTCAATTCCTCCTTAGTGACTCTCTGTTCCTATTTTCCCAACTGACGACCAAGATAATCCTAGCGCAGCAAAAAAACCTTGGAGGCGATTACACGCGCCTCCAAGGTTTTTAGTAGAAAAGGAATGCTTAACGTCGTGCGACAGGTGGAGCTTCACCAGCAGCTGGACGCGCTTCTTCTTCATCGTCCCAACATTCGGTATTTTCGATACCTAATGCTTTAGCAGAGAAGACAGGATCAAGACCTTGCTTACGTTGGTTCTGGTAGTCATTGATGACTTTGATTGCGACTCCACCTAAGAGCGAGATGGCTGTTAAGTTGATTAATGTCATTCCGGCCATGAAGAGGTCGGCGAAACTCCAAACCATTCCGAGGCTGAGGAGCGATCCGATGAAGACAAATGCCATCGTAGCAATTCGGAAGCCAAAGACAGTTGATTTACTTTTCTTGATGAATTCAATGTTCGTTTCACCGTAGTAGTAGCTACCGACAATTGAACTGAAAGCGAACAAGAAGACACTGATTGCGATAAAGGCTGGTGCGACGGCACCGAGTTGCTCAGAAAGCGCATTTTGTAACATGGCGATACCTTCACCATTACCGGCAGCGTAGCTGTCACTGAGTAAGATGATTGTTGCTGTTGCTGTACAGACGATCAATGTGTCGAGGAAAACACCAAGTGTTTGTAAGAATCCTTGTTTTGCTGGGTGAGAAACTTCAGCGGCAGCAGCAGCGTTCGGCGCAGAACCCATACCGGCTTCGTTCGAGAAGAGACCACGTTTAACACCGAGCGAGATCGCAGCACCGACAGATCCACCAACAGCTTGGTCGATCCCGAATGCACTCTTGAAGATCATTGCGAAAACCCCTGGAAGTTCAGTGATGTTCGTGATGACAACGAAGATTGCAGCGATCAAGTAGAGTGACGCCATGATTGGCACGACGATTGCTGAAACTTTCGCAACCCGGTGTACACCACCGAAGATGACGAGGCCTGTAAGAACAACTAAGATACCACCGACGATCATTTTGTCGATTCCAAAGGCGTTATCAAAAGCAGCGGCAATCGTGTTCGATTGAACCGAGTTAAAGATAAGACCAAATGTGACGGCGATTAAGATTGCAAAAATGATTCCGAGGACGCGGTTGTTCAATCCTTTTGCGATGTAGTACGCAGGACCACCGCGGTAAGCGTTATTGCCTGTATCACGTACTTTATAGACTTGAGCAAGCGTACTTTCAATAAGGGCAGTTGCGCCACCGAGGAGGGCGACCATCCACATCCAGAAGACCGCTCCAGGTCCACCAAGTGTGACGGCGATCGTAACACCGGCCAAGTTCCCTGTACCGATTCGAGTCGCGGCACCGATGAAGAATGATTGAAGGGATGTAATACTCTGACCTTCATCATCTGTTGTCTTTTCATTTTTATCGAGTGTGACACGGAACATCTCTTTCAAGTAACGGAATTGGATGAACTTCGTTTTGATGGTGAAGTAGATCCCGACTCCGATTAAAGCGGCGATTAAGATATAAGACCATAAGATGTTGTTAGCGAAGTCGACGCCTGATTGTACAGCTTGTTGAAATGCATCCATGTGATAGTTCCTCCCAAAGTGTTTTTGCTGAAAAGTGATAATAGCTATAAGTTGAATTATACGAATTTTCAGACAACTTGCAAGCTTTTTTTCGAAACTTTCTTTTAAAATGTTTAAAATATATTTTTTTGGATTCAGAAAAACAGATCGTCATCAAAGCATTTTTAACATAAAAAGCCACCGCACTTAATGAAGCGAGCGGTGGTGAAATGATGCGCCTTTTGATTAGTGATCGACGGCCAACAATTTTTCATAGAAGACATCAATTTGACTGACGAGCTGTTCACGCGCTGAGAATAATGGCGCAAGGACTTCGTAATCTTCTGTCGTCGCTAGTGACGCATCGAGTAAAGCCACTTCATCCTCTAGCTGTTGAATCTGTTGTTCGAGTTCGTCTGTACTTAAAGGTGGACGTGCCTCAGTTACTGGCGTCTTGGTGGCTCGCTCGATAGGCGCGGGTTCCACTGATTCGATGTTTGTCCGAGCCTGTCGTTTTTCGGTAGCATAGTGGTAAGGACCAGAAAACATTTCCGTCGTGTCATCTAACCAGTACGTTTTCGAAAAAAGTCGATTCAAGAAGTAACGGTCATGCGATACGGCAATCAGCGTTCCGTCAAAGTGCTCGAGTGCTTCTTCAAGCGCCTCGCGGGATTCAATGTCGAGGTGATTCGTCGGTTCGTCCAGAATCAGGACATTAAGCGGCGAATGGACAAGAATCGCGAGCATCAAACGCATTTTTTCTCCGCCGCTTAACGCACTAATCGATAAGAAGACACGGGGACCGAAAAATAGGAAACGGGCTAACAGGGACCGGGCTGTTCCTTCATCTGTCGAAATGCGTGAGCGGAAGTAATCGATCAGTCGCTCTTCACCCGGCATGTCAACGTGTTGCGATAAAAATCCGACGCGATTTGACGGACCACGCGTAACATGTCCGTTCGTCGGTTCGAGTTGTCCGAGTAAGACACGTAATAACGTCGTTTTCCCACTCCCGTTCGCACCGACGATCCCAATCCGGTCACGCGGCGCGGCTTCGAAATCAAGCGACGTAAACAACTTGCGGTCGGCAACTGAAAGTTCAACATCCGTCAAGCGGTAAACGACTTGACTGAGTTGCCCGTGCGACGAAAATTGGATATCAGGCGCCGCTTTTTCAAGAAGTGGCCGTTTGAGTCGCTCAATTCGTTCGAGTGCCCGTTCCATCGCTTTTGCTTTCCGGAACAGTTTTTCGCTCGGAGGAGAGGCTTCATTTGCCCACTGGCGTAACCGCCTAATCGCATCCTTCATTTGTTTGATTTTCTTTTGTTGTTCCGTGTAGGCGTGGAACTGTTCGAGGAGCAGGCGTTCTTTCGCGACCGTATACGCCGAATAATTTCCGGGGTAGATCGTCAATTCACCATCTTCTAGTTCCGCAATCCAATTGACACTTGCGTCAAGGAACACGCGGTCATGCGAGACAATCAGGACTGCGCCCGGATAACTGTTTAAAAATTGTTCGAGCCATTCGATGGCTGCGAGGTCGAGGTGATTCGTCGGCTCGTCGAGGATCAACAAGTCCGGTTCCGTCAAAAGCATCCGGCCAAGGCAGATTTTCGTTTGTTCGCCACCACTCAATTGAGAAAAGGGACGTGTCAGCAAGGCATCGAGGTGGAGGCCGTTAATCATACGTTGGATTTTTGAATCGAGTAGGTACCCGTCCTGTCGTTCGAATTGTTCGGTCACGCGCGTATAATCGTTCAGCACATCGTCGAGGTGGTCGGCATTTGCCATTTGTTGTTCAAGCTGATGCATCGTCGTCCGTAAGGCGACGACCTGGGCAAATGCGGTCCAGAGAACATCGAGGCCGGTCAATTCTTCTGCGAACTGTGGGATTTGAGCCAAATAACCGATGGAAAGTCCTTTTTTTAGATAAATGGTTCCGCTGTCCGGTGCATCGAGTTGAGCGATTAAGCGCAGTAACGTTGTTTTTCCGGTTCCGTTTCGACCGATCAATCCGATACGGTCAGCTTGTTTAAGATAGAGTGAGATGTCGGTTAAGACGGATGCTCCTCCGAATTGTTTTGTCAGATGTTGGATGTCGCATATCATGATCAATAACTTCCTTTCATGCGCATCAAAAAAACGGAGAACGCAAATAGCGCTCTCCGTTTACCGTAGAATGTGCGCTTTGCTTTATTTTTCAGATAGATGTTCTAGAAAAAGGGCAGACTGATCCCTTAGAACGCCATTCCATGAAAAATCGCGCGCAACAGATAAAGTTGTTCCATCAACCAATGCTTACACGCAGCAAAACCCATCTTCTACACCACCTTTTCGTTTCGATAAAGCCAGTTTACCATATGTTAAGCTGGAAATGATACCGTTTTCAGTTACTTGAACAGTCCGGAAATCGATTTAAAGAAATTACTTAGACCGTCAAACAATTTTGCGAAAAATCCTTTCGTTTCTTCCGAGGTCGCGAATGCTTGAATATCTTGACCGGCACTTTTTAATCCGGTCTCAATTTGTCCCCAGTTCAAGTCTGCTTTCTCCATTTGGCTGAACAATGACGTCAATCGGTCCATCTGGGCGTCTGACAATTGGATGTTGTTATTTTGAATGACTTGGATGATGACATTCTCGATATCGACTTTGGTTTCCGGTTTTTGTTTTGCGATTTCGGCCTTGATTTCATTCATCAGTTTGGCGACTTTGTCCGTCCCGACCGTTTTTCCGACATCGGACGTAACGGCTAGTTCTTGTTGGGCTAAATCTTTTCGTTCATCCGTCAATTTAATACCGGTTTCTGCCGACGTTTGATCATATGCTTTCATGATTCCCGTCAAAGCAGACGTACCGGTGACTTTATAAGGAGAAGTAATCGTGATATCGGCGTCCGTCACACCCGCTGTGACGAGAGCATTCAAATACATGTCCTTTGTGACCCAAGTGATGTTTTCGGTTGCGACCGAGAGACCGTCGCCTTTTTCAGCGAGTTCAATTTTTGCGGAAGAGTACATGTTACCGCCGAGTTGCGATTGGGGAACGTTCTTCCCTAAATATTTTTCCTCATCAGCTGCCGTGGCGATGACGGGCGTGATGCCTTCCGGCGCATTCAATCGGGCGAGCACCCAGGCCTTGTCTTTTGCACCGAGCGATTCACCGAGCGTGATGATCGTTTTATCGACGACTTGTTCTGCTGAAGCAGCAGTCGGGAGAAGTAAGCTTGACGCTAACAGCGTTGTTGTCATGATTTTTGTTGCTTTATTCATAGTAGGAATCCTCCGAGTATAGTAGATAGTATCAGGTACTAATCCTATTGTAAGTGACGTGTTCCGGAACGGAATCGGTCTTGAGGCGGAACGGAACACGCGTCTCCTGCCCCATACAGTATACTAAGTTTTTCCTGAAATACGGACGATTTGACTGAAAAAGTGGTATAATTAAACAAGAATTAAATAATGACCACTAGGGGAGTCGGTAGGCCGACTGAGACGACGAAGACGTTCGGACCCTTTGAACCTGATTAAGTTTGGACTTACGGAGGGAAGTGGCGTGAACGTCTCTTTTGTGGTCTCTTCACGTCATGCCCTGTTCGTAGGGTGTGGCGTTTTTTGATTCAACAAAAGGGGGAATTAGGATGAAATTCAGTCAAGAAATTCGGCAAGCCGCAAAAACGTATTGGGACAGCAGCTTTTCCCATCCATTCGTCACTGGCATTGGTGACGGGACGTTACCGCTCGAAAAATTTCGGCATTATGTCATGCAAGATGCGTATTACTTAAAACATTTCGCAAAAATTCAAGCCCGCGCCGCCTCAAAAGCAACAGATTTCGCGACGATTGCAGAGCTTGCGGAACATGCGACGTCGACATATGCGGCTGAGCTGTCGCTCCACCAGTCTTTTTTCGAACCGCTTGCTATCACGGAAGCAGATTTAGCAACGTTCGAACCGGCACCGACTGCTTATGCCTATGTCTCGCATATGCATCATGCGAGTAAGGGGACGCTTGGTGAGACGATTGCAGCGATATTACCCTGTTACTGGCTCTATTATGAGGTCGGACAACAACTGTTGACGAAATCACCTGCGTCACCGATCTATCAGCAGTGGATTGCAACATACAGTTCAGAATGGTTCGAACGGGTCGTCTTTGAACAAGTCGACCGTCTCGATGCA from the Exiguobacterium oxidotolerans JCM 12280 genome contains:
- a CDS encoding M23 family metallopeptidase, translated to MKRMLTTMTMTALMVSGFATTGIEKVEAATTYKVKVMADGLRVRTGPSTAYKAVGTVNKGKTYKYLGVSGSWTKISYSGSSRYVASKYVKKYKVTTTTATKASSSFSRPASGPITQGYGAASGVYGYTFHNGIDIGAATGTPVYASAAGKVITSRNYGAYGNYVMMTHTINGLAYTTVYAHLNSRSVYAGQTIAKGAKIGTVGATGNAFGAHLHFELHRGSYVYSASSAASSINPLNYFN
- a CDS encoding diacylglycerol/lipid kinase family protein, with the translated sequence MSKAMLIINPSSGKELGKKYAEFAEGTLAQRFATVDVRFTEKELDATEFARTASHEHYDAVVAMGGDGTVNEVITGIAEQDHRPTLGIVPLGTVNDLARALHIPTDARDAISVLEDAPIRPFDIGKYGSHYFMNVIAVGLIADAVEEVSVEQKTSLGSVAYFIEGLKAFKDHSPYPLILRAKEKTFDGETPLLIVSLTNSVGGFESFAKDARVDDGLLHVFLVKQLGFFDALQALPKLLTGDLSNADQIEYFTTTEVEIESDETLSINADGDTADELPITVRVLPQHLNVIAPTS
- a CDS encoding alanine/glycine:cation symporter family protein; translation: MDAFQQAVQSGVDFANNILWSYILIAALIGVGIYFTIKTKFIQFRYLKEMFRVTLDKNEKTTDDEGQSITSLQSFFIGAATRIGTGNLAGVTIAVTLGGPGAVFWMWMVALLGGATALIESTLAQVYKVRDTGNNAYRGGPAYYIAKGLNNRVLGIIFAILIAVTFGLIFNSVQSNTIAAAFDNAFGIDKMIVGGILVVLTGLVIFGGVHRVAKVSAIVVPIMASLYLIAAIFVVITNITELPGVFAMIFKSAFGIDQAVGGSVGAAISLGVKRGLFSNEAGMGSAPNAAAAAEVSHPAKQGFLQTLGVFLDTLIVCTATATIILLSDSYAAGNGEGIAMLQNALSEQLGAVAPAFIAISVFLFAFSSIVGSYYYGETNIEFIKKSKSTVFGFRIATMAFVFIGSLLSLGMVWSFADLFMAGMTLINLTAISLLGGVAIKVINDYQNQRKQGLDPVFSAKALGIENTECWDDEEEARPAAGEAPPVARR
- the abc-f gene encoding ribosomal protection-like ABC-F family protein, producing the protein MMICDIQHLTKQFGGASVLTDISLYLKQADRIGLIGRNGTGKTTLLRLIAQLDAPDSGTIYLKKGLSIGYLAQIPQFAEELTGLDVLWTAFAQVVALRTTMHQLEQQMANADHLDDVLNDYTRVTEQFERQDGYLLDSKIQRMINGLHLDALLTRPFSQLSGGEQTKICLGRMLLTEPDLLILDEPTNHLDLAAIEWLEQFLNSYPGAVLIVSHDRVFLDASVNWIAELEDGELTIYPGNYSAYTVAKERLLLEQFHAYTEQQKKIKQMKDAIRRLRQWANEASPPSEKLFRKAKAMERALERIERLKRPLLEKAAPDIQFSSHGQLSQVVYRLTDVELSVADRKLFTSLDFEAAPRDRIGIVGANGSGKTTLLRVLLGQLEPTNGHVTRGPSNRVGFLSQHVDMPGEERLIDYFRSRISTDEGTARSLLARFLFFGPRVFLSISALSGGEKMRLMLAILVHSPLNVLILDEPTNHLDIESREALEEALEHFDGTLIAVSHDRYFLNRLFSKTYWLDDTTEMFSGPYHYATEKRQARTNIESVEPAPIERATKTPVTEARPPLSTDELEQQIQQLEDEVALLDASLATTEDYEVLAPLFSAREQLVSQIDVFYEKLLAVDH
- a CDS encoding DUF1002 domain-containing protein, whose product is MNKATKIMTTTLLASSLLLPTAASAEQVVDKTIITLGESLGAKDKAWVLARLNAPEGITPVIATAADEEKYLGKNVPQSQLGGNMYSSAKIELAEKGDGLSVATENITWVTKDMYLNALVTAGVTDADITITSPYKVTGTSALTGIMKAYDQTSAETGIKLTDERKDLAQQELAVTSDVGKTVGTDKVAKLMNEIKAEIAKQKPETKVDIENVIIQVIQNNNIQLSDAQMDRLTSLFSQMEKADLNWGQIETGLKSAGQDIQAFATSEETKGFFAKLFDGLSNFFKSISGLFK
- the tenA gene encoding thiaminase II; amino-acid sequence: MKFSQEIRQAAKTYWDSSFSHPFVTGIGDGTLPLEKFRHYVMQDAYYLKHFAKIQARAASKATDFATIAELAEHATSTYAAELSLHQSFFEPLAITEADLATFEPAPTAYAYVSHMHHASKGTLGETIAAILPCYWLYYEVGQQLLTKSPASPIYQQWIATYSSEWFERVVFEQVDRLDALAAQATEAERERMKQHFVKSCYYELLFWEMGWTEETFERVFTGVTRQAKVTKR